AAAGGAGAGAAATGAGTATGTTTCGTGTCGTTATTATCGAGGACGATCCGATGGTTCAAGAATTGCATCGCTTGTTTATCCAACAGGTGGAAGGATTTACAGTAATAGGAGTGGCTTCTAATGGATTGGAAGGACTTTCTATGATTCAAGAGCTACAGCCGGATTTGGCCATCATGGATATTTTCATGCCCTCCCAAAATGGTATTGAGACACTAAAACAATTGCGTAGTGGCGATAATCCAGTAGAGATAATCGTAATTACTGCCGCTAAAGACATGGAGACTATCCAAACCATGATGCGTCACGGAGCTTTTGATTATATTATGAAACCGTTTAAATTTGAACGAATAAAGCAAGCACTTGATAATTTCAGTAAATATGCGAAGCAGACAGGCGAACACGCCACAATGTCACAATCCGAACTAGATTCTCTCTTATTTGGGCAACCCGCTAAACAAGAGCGTCAGCAGCAGGAATTACCAAAAGGCTTACATTCGATCACCATGCATCAAATCAAACAATTCATGGTTGAACAAAAGCAGTCCATGTCGGCTGAGGAGGTAGCTGAACATGTGGGGCTTGCCCGAGTTACAGCTAGGCGTTATCTCGAATACTTGGAACGTACACAGATGGTGGAGCGTGATGTTCAATATGGTGGAGTTGGCAGGCCTGTTAATCGCTATTTAATCAAAAAATAGGTAAAAGCTTGTATCTTGCATGAGCTATAATGAAACATATTTATTTTCGTCTTTATCGCTTGTAAATATTTTTTTTGGTACAATATAAAATTATGTGCGAACTTATGCTATGATATACAAATTACACAAATTATTGCAAAGGAGAATTAGGTAGCAATGGATATTATTCAAGAGCTAGAAAGCAGAGGGCTGATCTACCAAACAACAGATAAAGAAGAACTAACAAAGCGTCTTCAACAAGGTAAGCTCACACTGTATACGGGCTTTGACCCAACTGCTGATAGCTTACATATTGGGCACCTTCTTCCCATTCTAACCTTACGCCGCTTTCAGCAGGCAGGTCATCAGCCAATCGCCCTAGTAGGTGGGGGGACAGGTATGATTGGCGATCCAAGCGGTCGTTCTACAGAGCGTTCATTAAACACAGCAGATGTTGTAAAAGGCTATTCCGACAAGCTAAAAAACCAATTGGAGCGTTTTTTAGATTTTGATCGTGAGGGTAATCCAGCGATCATGGCTAATAACTATGATTGGCTAGGGCAGCTAACCCTAATTGAATTCCTTCGTGATATTGGAAAACATTTTTCGATTAACTATATGCTCGCTAAGGATTCTGTAAGTGCTCGTTTGGAAAACGGAATCTCTTTCACTGAGTTTAGCTATATGATTATGCAGGCATACGATTTCTGGAAATTAAACCAAACCCATAACTGTGAATTGCAAATGGGTGGTAGTGACCAGTGGGGAAATATCACTGCTGGTACAGAATTCATTCGACGTGCGAACCAAGATAATGAAAATCAGACGGAAGCGAAAAAAGTATTTGGCTTGACGCTACCATTGGTTCTTAAAAGTGATGGTACAAAGTTTGGTAAAACAGCAGGTGGAGCAGTATGGTTAGATGCTAGCAAAACCTCTCCATATAAATTCTATCAGTTCTGGTTAAACACGGATGATCGTGATGTTGTGAAGTTCTTAAAATACTTTACGTTCTTAAGCATGGAAGAGTTGAATGCATTAGAAAATGCAGTAGCAACTGAACCGGAAAAA
The nucleotide sequence above comes from Brevibacillus laterosporus LMG 15441. Encoded proteins:
- a CDS encoding response regulator → MFRVVIIEDDPMVQELHRLFIQQVEGFTVIGVASNGLEGLSMIQELQPDLAIMDIFMPSQNGIETLKQLRSGDNPVEIIVITAAKDMETIQTMMRHGAFDYIMKPFKFERIKQALDNFSKYAKQTGEHATMSQSELDSLLFGQPAKQERQQQELPKGLHSITMHQIKQFMVEQKQSMSAEEVAEHVGLARVTARRYLEYLERTQMVERDVQYGGVGRPVNRYLIKK
- the tyrS gene encoding tyrosine--tRNA ligase gives rise to the protein MDIIQELESRGLIYQTTDKEELTKRLQQGKLTLYTGFDPTADSLHIGHLLPILTLRRFQQAGHQPIALVGGGTGMIGDPSGRSTERSLNTADVVKGYSDKLKNQLERFLDFDREGNPAIMANNYDWLGQLTLIEFLRDIGKHFSINYMLAKDSVSARLENGISFTEFSYMIMQAYDFWKLNQTHNCELQMGGSDQWGNITAGTEFIRRANQDNENQTEAKKVFGLTLPLVLKSDGTKFGKTAGGAVWLDASKTSPYKFYQFWLNTDDRDVVKFLKYFTFLSMEELNALENAVATEPEKREAQRTLAREVTSLVHGEAAMKRAEEISVALFNGGLKELTPSEIADSFSDVPSTTLEDGELTMVDVLVQVGAAKSKRESREYLNNNAITVNDVRFTDLETKLADIELLGGQYLVIRRGKKNYYLVEYKG